The Actinomycetota bacterium genome has a segment encoding these proteins:
- a CDS encoding glycine--tRNA ligase subunit alpha, whose amino-acid sequence MTFQDIILALSRYWADRGCVVLQPYDSEVGAGTFHPATTLRTLDPRPWRVAYVQPSRRPTDGRYGDNPNRLQHYYQFQVILMPSPDDVLDQYFGSLQSIGIDPAKHDVRLVEDDWESPTLGAWGLGWEVWLDGMEVTQFTYFQQVGGFDCRPVPAEITYGLERLAMYIQGVDSVFDIVWCVGPDGAKYTYGDVFLENERQYSRHNFELADIDMLYALFDTYEAECKRLLQSGVVLPAYDYVLKCSHAFNLLDARGAIAVTERVGFILRVRALAKACCELYVSKLQDGGDEASLSAAATKGGEAL is encoded by the coding sequence ATGACATTTCAAGACATCATTCTGGCGCTATCGCGCTACTGGGCCGATCGTGGCTGTGTTGTGTTGCAGCCGTACGACAGCGAGGTCGGAGCGGGAACGTTCCATCCCGCCACGACGTTGAGAACTTTGGATCCCCGGCCCTGGCGTGTCGCCTACGTCCAGCCTTCGCGTCGTCCCACCGATGGTCGCTACGGGGACAACCCCAATCGTTTGCAGCACTACTATCAATTCCAAGTCATATTGATGCCTTCTCCAGATGACGTTTTGGATCAGTACTTCGGCTCGCTGCAATCGATCGGGATAGATCCGGCAAAGCACGACGTCAGGCTAGTAGAAGATGACTGGGAAAGCCCTACGCTAGGCGCATGGGGGCTGGGTTGGGAGGTCTGGCTCGACGGTATGGAGGTCACACAGTTTACCTACTTCCAGCAGGTAGGAGGCTTTGATTGCCGACCTGTTCCCGCGGAGATCACTTACGGCCTGGAGCGGCTCGCTATGTACATCCAGGGCGTGGATAGCGTGTTTGACATCGTTTGGTGTGTAGGCCCTGACGGCGCGAAGTACACATACGGAGATGTATTTCTCGAAAACGAGAGGCAGTACTCCCGACACAACTTTGAGCTCGCGGACATCGATATGCTCTATGCCCTTTTTGACACCTACGAGGCTGAGTGCAAGCGCTTGTTGCAAAGTGGCGTTGTCCTTCCCGCATATGACTATGTCCTAAAGTGTTCTCACGCCTTCAACTTGCTCGATGCTCGAGGTGCGATCGCGGTAACCGAGCGCGTCGGGTTTATCTTGCGTGTTCGAGCCTTGGCGAAGGCCTGTTGTGAGCTTTACGTGAGTAAGCTACAGGACGGTGGCGATGAGGCTTCACTTTCGGCCGCAGCCACAAAAGGCGGGGAGGCCCTGTGA
- the ybeY gene encoding rRNA maturation RNase YbeY, with translation MQIRVVSHREPEPLDLSAFEHLARFVLSREEVTESVELSIAIVDNDEMATLSERYRGKAGPTDVLAFSCDDPCPIDSDTPVTLGDVVIAPVVAEAQAVELGHTVEQELNLLLVHGVLHLLGYDHEDDEAAAVMQQRERELLDAYSRAEGW, from the coding sequence ATGCAGATAAGAGTCGTGAGTCATCGAGAGCCTGAACCGCTGGATCTCTCGGCGTTCGAGCACCTTGCGCGCTTCGTGTTGTCGCGCGAGGAGGTCACTGAAAGTGTAGAATTGTCCATCGCGATAGTTGATAACGACGAAATGGCGACCCTCAGTGAGCGATACAGGGGAAAAGCCGGCCCGACAGACGTTCTCGCGTTTAGCTGTGACGATCCGTGTCCTATCGATAGTGACACTCCCGTCACGTTGGGCGATGTCGTGATTGCGCCGGTTGTGGCCGAGGCCCAGGCGGTTGAGCTGGGACACACTGTGGAGCAGGAGCTGAATCTACTGCTCGTCCACGGGGTGCTGCACCTTCTCGGATATGATCACGAGGATGATGAAGCCGCAGCTGTGATGCAGCAGCGCGAGCGTGAACTTCTCGACGCCTATTCGCGAGCAGAGGGCTGGTAG
- the recO gene encoding DNA repair protein RecO produces MATYTLRALVLKKVKLGEMDVIVSFLSGEGKHLRAVAKGMRKPGSRIGGRLEPYGVVDLLVRTGRTLDTIVEVEAVRTRAAIFAEYERSVTASVVVDVVDKLSVEGQVEPRIFGLADATLEALEGAPAGKLQIILVGFLVKAMAMHGCRPVFDRCACCSRPSTHAAAKRFSLSEGGTICPNCKDTAEHSMTASGEACVLLGELLYKTMAEIAADSDTTSERVVAEALALMHAFVRHHLSARLRALDLYREIM; encoded by the coding sequence ATGGCTACTTACACCTTGAGGGCCCTGGTGCTGAAAAAGGTAAAACTCGGCGAGATGGATGTGATCGTCTCATTCCTCTCTGGCGAGGGAAAACATCTCCGTGCGGTCGCGAAAGGGATGCGAAAGCCCGGTTCGCGGATTGGTGGCCGACTCGAGCCTTATGGAGTCGTTGACCTGCTAGTTCGCACCGGTCGAACTCTTGACACCATTGTCGAGGTCGAAGCTGTTCGCACGCGCGCCGCAATCTTCGCCGAGTATGAGCGCAGCGTGACGGCATCGGTGGTGGTGGATGTCGTCGATAAACTGTCGGTAGAGGGGCAGGTAGAGCCGAGAATCTTTGGTCTTGCCGACGCCACTCTCGAAGCTCTTGAAGGCGCTCCAGCTGGAAAGCTCCAGATAATCCTCGTTGGCTTTCTGGTAAAAGCCATGGCGATGCATGGCTGTCGGCCGGTTTTTGATCGCTGCGCCTGTTGCTCCAGGCCGTCTACGCACGCGGCGGCCAAGCGATTTTCGCTCTCCGAGGGCGGAACTATCTGCCCAAATTGCAAGGACACGGCAGAGCACTCTATGACAGCCTCAGGTGAGGCGTGTGTTCTTCTCGGCGAGCTGCTCTACAAGACGATGGCCGAGATAGCCGCCGATTCAGACACCACCTCCGAGCGCGTGGTCGCCGAAGCGCTCGCATTGATGCACGCTTTTGTAAGGCACCATCTTTCAGCGAGATTGCGGGCGCTGGACTTGTACCGAGAGATTATGTGA
- the deoC gene encoding deoxyribose-phosphate aldolase, which yields MSSITLEALTSAIDQTLLRPVDGLAFGTSWLERNAEMGFAALCVPPFLVPAAARILSGSATQVCSVCAFPLGYALQATKAEEARQLVLAGATEVDVVINLGALIEGDDDYVLTDLRSVVEAVASASGDSAIVKVILETGYLTAEQIVRGSRLTVEAGAHFVKTSTGFGPRGASVDDVRTMREAVGEHVGVKASGGIRDLETALEMLEAGANRLGTSSGDAIVAAFRERLG from the coding sequence ATGAGCTCGATAACTTTGGAGGCGCTGACCTCGGCGATCGATCAGACACTGCTGAGGCCCGTCGATGGACTCGCCTTTGGGACCTCGTGGCTTGAGCGCAACGCCGAGATGGGCTTCGCCGCGCTTTGCGTGCCGCCTTTCCTCGTGCCTGCCGCCGCCCGGATTCTTAGCGGCTCGGCTACGCAAGTTTGCAGCGTATGCGCATTTCCGCTGGGGTATGCCCTTCAGGCGACTAAGGCCGAGGAAGCCCGGCAGCTGGTGCTCGCAGGTGCTACCGAGGTGGACGTCGTCATCAACCTCGGAGCGCTGATCGAAGGCGATGACGATTATGTGCTGACCGACTTGAGGTCGGTTGTAGAGGCCGTTGCCTCGGCTTCCGGCGACTCGGCCATCGTGAAGGTCATTCTCGAGACCGGATACCTTACCGCCGAGCAGATCGTTCGTGGAAGCAGGCTCACGGTAGAGGCAGGCGCACACTTCGTGAAGACCTCCACGGGATTTGGGCCGCGGGGGGCAAGCGTCGATGACGTCAGGACGATGCGTGAGGCCGTCGGTGAGCACGTCGGAGTCAAGGCATCCGGAGGTATACGTGACCTCGAAACCGCGCTTGAGATGCTGGAAGCGGGCGCTAACCGCCTCGGCACATCTTCGGGTGATGCTATCGTGGCGGCGTTTCGTGAGCGTTTAGGATAA
- the glyS gene encoding glycine--tRNA ligase subunit beta: MSETLLFEIGVEEMPSAALYAAVEQLKTDASQAFLDARLDFDLLETFGSPRRLVLRVERLGGEQKDLVLEVRGPAVKVAFDAAGDPTPAAKGFAASRGVDVESLVRKSDAGGEYLWASIEEKGRAAKEVLPGLLAMLTEGLSWPKTQRWGDGEARFIRPVRWLLALYGSEVVPVKFAGVVAGRYTQAHRFIGSRRILELTHADEYASIVAEAGIIYDAAERSRIILEGVNSLLAVEKFRPVMPKRTFAEVVNLVESPTVGLGSFDEEFLQVPREVLESAMTKHQRYFPVESSDGRLVNRFLVVHNGDPSLTDQIVHGHERVIRARLADASFFFSEDLAFSNEARVAKLSRSVFHEKLGTLGDKVNRIELLVKKLAALHGADEIEASDALRAAHLAKTDLVSQVVIEFPDLQGVMGYHYALAAGETSGVALAIREHYQPRFANDVLPSTAAGMLVSAADKLDTLAGIFAIGQGPTGSSDPYALRRGAIGVLTMLLTGNLRIPLDEAIASALAGYGKLLPGLDADATQSHIGEFVAGRLEIMLRDRNHAYDTVAAVLAVAASDPADALARCEALTAARAAGAETFENLSVAFTRAKNLSKPELSTECQVHLMTAEERLLADALTSAESKATAAFISRDYRAVLEILSSLREPIDVFFDTVLVMDPDEALRNNRLKLLNRFVALFLRFADLSRLAG, encoded by the coding sequence GTGAGCGAGACGTTGCTCTTTGAAATCGGCGTCGAGGAGATGCCATCGGCTGCGCTATACGCAGCCGTCGAACAGCTGAAAACCGATGCGAGCCAGGCCTTTTTGGACGCCAGGCTGGACTTCGATTTGCTGGAGACATTCGGTTCTCCTCGGCGGCTAGTCTTGCGGGTTGAGCGTCTCGGCGGCGAGCAAAAAGACCTGGTGCTTGAGGTAAGAGGCCCTGCGGTCAAGGTGGCATTCGATGCCGCAGGTGATCCGACACCGGCCGCAAAGGGCTTTGCGGCCTCTCGCGGTGTTGACGTTGAGAGCCTGGTAAGGAAGTCCGATGCCGGCGGAGAGTATCTTTGGGCCTCGATCGAGGAGAAAGGTCGCGCCGCTAAAGAGGTCCTCCCGGGACTTCTCGCCATGCTCACGGAGGGCCTATCGTGGCCCAAAACGCAGCGATGGGGCGACGGTGAAGCTAGGTTCATTCGCCCGGTAAGGTGGCTTTTGGCGCTTTACGGCAGTGAAGTGGTGCCGGTGAAGTTTGCCGGTGTCGTCGCTGGAAGATACACCCAGGCGCATCGCTTTATCGGCTCCCGGCGCATACTGGAGCTGACTCATGCCGATGAGTACGCATCGATCGTCGCTGAAGCCGGAATTATCTACGATGCCGCCGAAAGGTCGCGAATCATCTTGGAAGGCGTCAACTCGCTTCTCGCCGTCGAAAAGTTTCGCCCCGTGATGCCAAAGAGGACTTTCGCCGAGGTCGTAAATCTCGTCGAATCTCCAACCGTTGGGCTCGGAAGCTTCGACGAAGAGTTCCTGCAGGTACCGCGCGAGGTTCTCGAATCGGCGATGACCAAGCATCAAAGGTACTTTCCGGTGGAGAGCTCCGATGGGCGGCTGGTAAACAGGTTTCTGGTGGTCCACAATGGCGATCCCTCACTTACCGACCAAATAGTTCACGGGCACGAGCGAGTCATAAGGGCCCGACTCGCCGACGCGTCCTTCTTCTTCTCGGAGGATCTTGCCTTTTCGAACGAAGCCCGTGTGGCAAAGCTGTCCCGGAGTGTTTTTCACGAAAAACTCGGCACTCTTGGCGATAAGGTCAATCGAATCGAGCTGCTTGTCAAAAAGCTGGCCGCCCTTCATGGCGCCGATGAAATTGAAGCATCCGACGCTCTTAGGGCTGCGCACCTGGCCAAGACCGACCTCGTTAGCCAGGTTGTCATTGAGTTTCCCGACTTGCAGGGAGTAATGGGCTATCACTATGCGTTAGCCGCCGGCGAAACGAGTGGTGTCGCGCTGGCGATACGCGAGCACTACCAGCCTCGATTCGCCAATGACGTCTTGCCATCTACCGCCGCAGGTATGCTGGTGTCCGCCGCAGACAAGCTCGACACACTCGCCGGCATCTTCGCTATCGGCCAAGGCCCGACCGGCTCCTCGGATCCGTATGCGCTAAGGCGAGGCGCCATCGGCGTTCTGACGATGCTTCTCACAGGCAACTTGCGAATCCCGCTCGACGAAGCGATCGCGTCAGCTCTTGCCGGTTACGGGAAACTGCTACCAGGTCTTGATGCGGACGCGACTCAATCTCACATCGGCGAGTTTGTAGCCGGCAGACTTGAGATAATGCTTCGCGATCGCAATCATGCATACGATACGGTCGCAGCGGTTCTCGCTGTGGCTGCCAGCGACCCCGCTGATGCGCTGGCGCGCTGCGAGGCGTTGACTGCTGCTAGAGCGGCTGGAGCTGAAACTTTCGAAAACCTCTCGGTCGCATTTACCCGCGCGAAGAACCTGTCCAAACCCGAGCTAAGCACCGAATGTCAGGTACATCTCATGACCGCCGAGGAACGATTGCTGGCGGACGCGCTGACATCCGCCGAATCCAAGGCGACCGCGGCGTTTATTTCACGAGACTACAGGGCCGTGCTGGAAATACTTTCGTCTCTTCGTGAGCCCATCGATGTGTTTTTCGACACCGTCCTTGTCATGGATCCCGACGAAGCGTTGAGGAACAATCGTCTCAAACTTCTCAATAGATTTGTGGCGCTCTTTCTCAGGTTCGCGGACCTCTCCAGGTTGGCCGGTTAG
- the era gene encoding GTPase Era, with the protein MSQAAQGSQVRSGFVVLAGRPNSGKSTLINAAAGAKVAIVSDRPQTTRRRLRAVIDRDDAQLVLVDTPGIHKPKDVLGERLNKAAAGAILDADMVCLVIDASQPVGRGDEWVVRYLRHSNAPSKLLVITKIDLVDSTVVQKQTEAAMKLLPFDNVIAVSAVTGFNVEGLVKLMIDALPHGPRYFPRDMASDQSVDMMISEFIREKVIRFTFDEVPHAIGVHLEDYFENTENNVSTVEAVIYVERESQKGILIGKQGHNIKRIGTEARMDLERLLGTKVFLDLKVKVKKDWRRDSAQIRRFGYGEDS; encoded by the coding sequence GTGTCCCAAGCGGCCCAGGGCTCTCAGGTCAGGAGCGGGTTTGTGGTACTGGCTGGCCGCCCAAACAGCGGAAAGTCGACTCTGATTAACGCTGCCGCCGGAGCTAAGGTCGCTATCGTTTCCGATCGACCACAAACCACGCGTCGAAGACTTCGTGCGGTAATCGATCGGGACGACGCTCAGCTCGTTCTTGTCGATACGCCGGGGATACACAAGCCCAAAGATGTTCTCGGCGAGAGGCTCAACAAGGCTGCCGCCGGAGCGATTCTTGATGCGGATATGGTCTGCCTGGTAATCGACGCTTCCCAGCCGGTTGGTCGTGGAGATGAGTGGGTCGTGCGCTATCTGCGGCATAGCAACGCGCCGAGCAAGCTGCTTGTGATCACGAAGATAGATCTGGTCGACAGCACTGTTGTTCAGAAGCAGACAGAGGCAGCCATGAAGCTGTTGCCATTCGACAACGTCATTGCGGTATCGGCAGTCACCGGCTTCAATGTCGAGGGTCTTGTAAAGCTGATGATCGATGCCTTGCCGCATGGGCCTAGATATTTCCCCAGGGATATGGCATCCGATCAGTCTGTCGATATGATGATCTCCGAGTTCATCAGGGAGAAGGTGATTCGTTTTACCTTCGACGAGGTTCCGCACGCAATTGGCGTACATCTCGAAGACTACTTTGAGAATACCGAGAACAACGTCTCTACCGTGGAGGCGGTTATCTATGTGGAGCGGGAGTCGCAAAAGGGCATCCTCATCGGCAAGCAGGGACACAATATCAAGAGGATTGGAACTGAGGCGCGCATGGATTTGGAGCGGCTATTGGGCACGAAGGTTTTCTTGGACCTGAAGGTCAAGGTCAAAAAGGATTGGCGCAGGGACTCCGCGCAGATTCGAAGGTTCGGGTACGGTGAGGATTCATGA
- a CDS encoding phosphohydrolase, whose protein sequence is ELAREHSLPQEVIDIIRQHHGTSLVSYFYSKAAEGNTPVYEADFRYDGDAPHSREAALVMLADCAEASVRALRKPTAIRVENAVRRVIENKVADGQLTNSTLTLADIESVIQVYTKVLKAINHSRVEYYEPLTVRSEYADKSRESSRA, encoded by the coding sequence TGAGCTGGCCAGGGAGCATTCTTTACCCCAAGAGGTCATCGACATCATTCGCCAGCATCACGGGACTTCACTCGTAAGCTACTTCTACTCGAAGGCCGCCGAGGGGAATACTCCGGTGTATGAAGCTGATTTCCGCTACGACGGAGATGCGCCTCACTCCAGGGAGGCCGCACTGGTGATGCTTGCGGATTGCGCTGAAGCTTCGGTCAGGGCGCTCAGGAAGCCTACGGCGATCAGGGTTGAGAACGCCGTGAGAAGGGTGATCGAGAATAAGGTTGCAGATGGGCAGCTGACTAACTCAACACTTACGCTGGCAGACATTGAGAGCGTGATCCAAGTCTATACAAAGGTCTTAAAGGCCATAAATCATTCCAGGGTCGAGTACTATGAGCCACTGACGGTGAGGTCGGAGTATGCAGATAAGAGTCGTGAGTCATCGAGAGCCTGA
- a CDS encoding HlyC/CorC family transporter — METFLWILVALVISLIAAVMAAEEAAGSLLSSGRLMRLAETERAGAQALSELLAKPERLRAVTALTSGAAYAVVGIASSAFLIDNVNLAPLPGMLLGALLSIVLVFSLVQTLPRTIAVQNPEDVALGLATIASRAVIVLRIPVSLLDWPWRRFMELVIKDRSVRPAWQSDSDARSLNSDELQSELEVAEEALLVAVSDFTEKVVREIMVPRTDMTCLPDSATAQDAVEMVQRYGYSRLPLFHDTLDDIRGVVYAKDLLPAILKDPTVSPATLARKAYFVPETKPVQQLLVEMRDRTHIAIVADEYGGTAGLVTIEDLLEEIVGEIQDEYDWEKPLVDELDDGSYRVDARLPVDDLNEMFGTAVEFESDTVGGAVIEVAGRIPEVGDEVVIEGLKFKVTVAQGTRIRQLVVEPVRQNSAKESDNA, encoded by the coding sequence GTGGAAACGTTCTTATGGATTCTTGTAGCGCTTGTCATATCGTTGATTGCCGCTGTTATGGCCGCCGAGGAGGCTGCGGGCTCCTTGCTCTCCTCAGGCAGATTGATGCGACTTGCCGAGACTGAGCGTGCGGGTGCTCAAGCTCTGTCCGAGCTACTCGCCAAGCCCGAGAGGCTCAGAGCGGTAACAGCGCTCACATCCGGCGCGGCGTACGCAGTCGTGGGCATCGCATCCTCGGCATTTCTGATCGACAACGTGAACCTCGCGCCACTTCCAGGCATGTTGCTTGGGGCTTTGCTCTCAATTGTGCTTGTGTTCTCTTTGGTTCAGACACTGCCCCGAACGATTGCGGTCCAAAATCCCGAAGACGTCGCCCTGGGGCTTGCTACCATCGCTTCACGCGCAGTGATCGTCCTTAGAATTCCCGTGAGCCTGCTTGATTGGCCCTGGAGACGTTTTATGGAACTTGTTATCAAGGATCGCTCGGTCAGGCCTGCGTGGCAATCGGACTCTGACGCCCGTAGCCTCAACTCCGATGAGCTGCAAAGTGAGCTTGAAGTAGCCGAGGAAGCGCTTCTCGTAGCCGTCAGCGATTTTACCGAGAAAGTGGTTCGGGAGATAATGGTTCCGCGCACGGATATGACCTGCTTGCCCGACTCCGCCACTGCTCAGGATGCAGTCGAGATGGTTCAGCGCTACGGGTACTCGCGATTGCCCCTGTTTCACGATACTCTCGATGACATCAGGGGTGTTGTGTACGCAAAGGACCTGCTGCCTGCGATTTTGAAGGACCCGACAGTCTCTCCGGCCACGCTTGCTCGCAAAGCGTACTTTGTCCCGGAGACAAAGCCGGTTCAACAGCTTCTCGTGGAGATGAGGGATCGCACTCACATCGCGATCGTCGCGGATGAGTACGGAGGAACAGCTGGTCTCGTTACTATCGAGGATCTGCTCGAAGAGATCGTCGGCGAGATTCAAGATGAGTACGACTGGGAAAAGCCCCTGGTAGATGAGCTGGATGACGGGAGTTATCGTGTTGATGCCCGGCTGCCAGTAGATGATCTGAACGAAATGTTCGGTACCGCTGTTGAGTTTGAGTCTGACACCGTCGGCGGCGCCGTGATCGAGGTGGCCGGCCGCATTCCCGAGGTTGGAGACGAGGTTGTGATCGAGGGCCTGAAATTCAAGGTCACAGTGGCGCAGGGCACGAGAATTCGGCAGCTTGTCGTAGAGCCTGTAAGGCAAAACAGCGCAAAGGAGAGCGATAATGCGTAA
- the cdd gene encoding cytidine deaminase yields MRNLTQPDLALLAFAREIQANSYSPYSRFRVGAAVYAGGEIFQGVNVENAAYGSTLCAERSALTAAVTAGCTEIDAVAIVGDSESPTVPCGACRQALAEFNPEMRVIMGGCTDEVMVMSLDELLPEAFVRGYLDQDES; encoded by the coding sequence ATGCGTAATCTGACCCAGCCCGACCTTGCGTTATTGGCTTTTGCCCGTGAGATTCAGGCTAACTCCTACTCTCCATACTCGAGATTTCGTGTAGGGGCGGCTGTCTATGCTGGTGGTGAGATTTTCCAAGGCGTCAATGTTGAAAACGCCGCCTATGGATCTACGCTTTGCGCGGAGAGGTCAGCCCTTACCGCTGCGGTCACTGCAGGATGTACCGAAATCGACGCGGTCGCAATCGTTGGCGATTCGGAGTCACCAACTGTTCCTTGTGGTGCATGTCGGCAGGCGCTAGCCGAGTTCAACCCTGAGATGAGGGTAATCATGGGTGGATGCACCGATGAGGTAATGGTTATGTCACTTGACGAGCTGCTACCCGAGGCTTTTGTGCGCGGCTACCTCGACCAGGACGAATCGTAG
- a CDS encoding YcxB family protein, producing the protein MASTELHQPEVRKALEIPVTVTQKGYRAVLFALALRKLRFVLPIMAFFAFAALATGGQRYPLLMMAGLIGVIAFVWFYVNWASGSPTHKDVYLPVNYRFSDDGVVYDSALGAGIIPWERIRRWRFLASHYLLYTDSSAFLLLPASALPEAEKGAFEALLAEKIRKRAFWRPFSGGVR; encoded by the coding sequence ATGGCATCGACGGAGCTCCATCAACCGGAGGTCAGAAAAGCCCTGGAAATCCCGGTCACTGTGACGCAGAAGGGGTACAGGGCGGTGTTGTTCGCGCTCGCGCTTCGGAAATTACGCTTCGTGCTTCCGATCATGGCCTTTTTTGCCTTTGCGGCGCTTGCCACGGGCGGGCAACGGTATCCGCTGTTGATGATGGCAGGTCTCATCGGCGTTATTGCTTTCGTGTGGTTTTATGTCAACTGGGCGTCGGGCTCGCCCACCCACAAAGACGTTTATCTTCCGGTCAACTATCGCTTCTCAGACGACGGAGTCGTGTATGACAGCGCCCTGGGGGCCGGCATCATACCGTGGGAGCGCATCCGGCGATGGAGGTTTCTCGCATCACACTATCTGCTCTATACGGATAGCTCGGCTTTTCTGTTGCTTCCGGCGTCAGCTTTGCCCGAGGCGGAGAAGGGCGCATTCGAGGCCTTGCTTGCCGAGAAGATCCGAAAACGAGCTTTCTGGCGCCCGTTTTCCGGGGGCGTGCGTTGA
- a CDS encoding kinase/pyrophosphorylase: protein MHTEIISIHVLSDSLGETGEMVARAVIAQFASEGFRIERLPKVQTAEELNELVRAHCGRHCIFFYTLVEDSLRKEMERLCTQGVNGVDILGPAVSLLSRVTGISATGEAGAMHRTDEDYFARIEAMEFAVSHDDGRNPEGLINADIVLIGVSRTSKTPLAMYLAFKGWRVANVPLASGLEPPPQLYELDPRRVFGLVTDPDLLVDIRRERMFDLGAWVPGYSEREAVIAELEEARALMRKIGCIVIHTDNRAVEEAAQEIIRYVRGGLMTSD from the coding sequence ATGCACACAGAAATCATCTCCATCCATGTTTTGTCCGACTCTTTGGGTGAGACTGGAGAGATGGTTGCTCGCGCCGTGATAGCGCAGTTTGCGTCGGAGGGCTTTCGTATCGAGCGTCTTCCAAAGGTTCAGACAGCGGAAGAACTAAATGAGCTCGTCAGGGCTCACTGCGGCAGGCATTGCATCTTTTTTTACACCCTTGTCGAGGACTCTTTGCGTAAAGAGATGGAGCGATTGTGCACCCAGGGAGTAAACGGCGTGGACATTCTCGGTCCGGCGGTCTCGCTGCTATCCAGGGTCACTGGCATCTCTGCGACGGGGGAGGCCGGGGCGATGCACCGTACCGACGAGGACTACTTCGCGCGAATCGAGGCCATGGAGTTCGCTGTCAGCCACGATGACGGGCGCAATCCGGAAGGTCTTATCAACGCTGATATCGTCCTTATCGGCGTTTCCCGCACCAGCAAGACGCCGCTGGCGATGTATCTGGCCTTCAAAGGCTGGCGAGTCGCCAATGTTCCGCTGGCTTCAGGGCTGGAGCCGCCTCCTCAGCTTTACGAGCTTGATCCTCGGCGTGTTTTCGGGCTTGTTACAGACCCCGACCTGCTCGTCGATATACGCAGGGAGCGCATGTTCGACCTCGGCGCCTGGGTTCCCGGCTACTCCGAGAGGGAAGCTGTGATCGCCGAGCTCGAGGAGGCCCGAGCGCTTATGCGCAAGATTGGCTGTATAGTCATACACACTGATAATAGGGCTGTGGAAGAGGCCGCACAGGAGATAATTCGATATGTCCGGGGCGGGTTGATGACATCCGACTGA
- a CDS encoding diacylglycerol kinase: MKSGSLLWSFNYAIAGIVYALRTQRNMRLHFLAAAVILFAALALGVSRLELIGLVLVIALVMATELINTAIEAAIDISIQGFDPLAKIAKDVAAGAVFISSLAAVAIGYLVFFNRIALAMDANFHIVKQAPVHLTVIALSLTSLAVLAVKAIRKEDNYLRGGWPSGHTALAASAASAITYLTLSGSIGLMAFFVAALVAQSRVEAGAHTIAQVVFGAFIGLLMTTLVFQVFWL, encoded by the coding sequence GTGAAAAGCGGTTCTTTGTTATGGAGCTTCAACTACGCAATCGCGGGCATCGTGTACGCGCTGCGGACACAGCGAAATATGCGTTTGCACTTCCTTGCCGCGGCGGTGATATTGTTTGCCGCACTGGCCCTGGGTGTTTCCCGTCTTGAGCTGATAGGCCTCGTGCTGGTTATAGCACTGGTGATGGCCACCGAGTTGATCAATACCGCCATCGAGGCTGCGATCGACATTTCGATTCAAGGGTTCGATCCCCTGGCAAAGATCGCAAAGGATGTAGCTGCTGGAGCCGTATTCATCTCCAGCCTTGCAGCGGTGGCGATTGGGTATCTTGTATTCTTCAATCGTATAGCGCTTGCGATGGACGCGAACTTTCATATCGTAAAGCAGGCCCCGGTGCACCTTACGGTTATCGCTCTTTCACTGACCAGTCTGGCCGTACTCGCTGTCAAGGCGATCAGAAAAGAGGACAACTACCTTCGCGGTGGTTGGCCAAGCGGACACACGGCGCTTGCGGCTTCAGCGGCATCGGCGATTACCTACCTGACCCTTAGCGGCAGCATCGGTCTCATGGCGTTTTTTGTGGCCGCGCTGGTCGCCCAGAGCCGGGTTGAGGCAGGCGCTCACACAATAGCGCAGGTAGTTTTTGGAGCTTTCATCGGCTTGCTCATGACAACACTTGTTTTTCAGGTATTTTGGCTGTGA